Proteins from one Cryptomeria japonica chromosome 4, Sugi_1.0, whole genome shotgun sequence genomic window:
- the LOC131054108 gene encoding peroxidase 11 produces MGNMRSNWILGFVLASFWFSSHSFLLSNDYYEKSCPSALAVIRSEMNVAVAKEARMAASILRLHFHDCFVQGCDASVLLDDTPTFRGEKTANANKNSIRGFEVIDGIKEKLESDCPGVVSCADILTVAARDAVILDGGPYWDVPLGRKDSRSASLDEANSNIPTPNSTLLNLLGKFLLQGLSATDMVALSGAHTIGQARCTSFRDRIYKGVEGAESDNVYLSELKGICPQTGGDNNLSPLDYVSPVLFDNAYYRNIINGQGLLNSDQELNMYGSITSEVVQKYAEDPLAFWQQFSDSMVKMGNIVNPLTFITGEVRKNCHLVNE; encoded by the exons ATGGGCAatatgagatctaattggattttggGTTTTGTTTTAGCAAGCTTTTGGTTTTCCTCTCATTCTTTCTTGTTGTCTAATGATTATTATGAAAAATCATGCCCCTCAGCACTTGCCGTCATAAGGTCAGAAATGAATGTAGCAGTTGCCAAAGAAGCTCGCATGGCTGCCTCCATTTTACGTCTGCATTTTCATGATTGCTTTGTCCAG GGATGCGATGCATCAGTTTTGTTGGATGACACTCCAACATTTAGAGGCGAGAAGACAGCCAATGCAAATAAAAATTCTATTCGAGGATTCGAGGTGATTGATGGGATTAAGGAGAAATTGGAGAGTGATTGTCCCGGCGTTGTTTCATGTGCTGATATACTCACTGTTGCAGCTCGTGATGCTGTAATACTG GATGGAGGGCCATATTGGGATGTTCCTCTAGGAAGGAAGGATTCAAGGTCTGCAAGCTTGGATGAAGCTAACAGTAATATCCCCACCCCAAATTCAACACTACTCAACCTCCTTGGGAAGTTTTTGTTGCAAGGTCTTTCTGCCACTGACATGGTTGCACTCTCTG GTGCACACACAATTGGACAAGCTAGATGCACAAGTTTCAGGGACAGGATTTACAAGGGGGTTGAAGGTGCTGAGTCAGATAATGTATACTTGTCTGAACTGAAAGGCATATGCCCTCAAACTGGTGGTGACAATAACTTATCTCCCTTGGATTATGTAAGCCCTGTGTTATTTGACAATGCTTATTACAGAAATATAATTAATGGACAAGGCCTTCTCAACTCAGACCAAGAGCTGAACATGTATGGAAGCATAACATCTGAAGTTGTACAGAAATATGCTGAGGACCCATTAGCATTTTGGCAGCAATTTTCAGATTCCATGGTGAAGATGGGAAATATTGTTAATCCTCTTACATTCATTACTGGTGAAGTAAGAAAGAATTGCCACCTTGTTAATGAATAA